The region GGGTCCGGCGCGGTGACGGTGCGGGCCGCCGCCTCGTCCTCGACGACGACGATCGACGCCGGGGCCTCGCCGACGGTCCCCTCCACCTCCTCGTGGTCCGCGTGCCCGATCAGGAACACGGTCTCGCCGCGCGCGGTGTGCCGCCTGACCTCCGCGTGCACCTTCGCGACGAGCGGGCAGGTGGCGTCGATGACGGTGAGGCCACGGGCGTCGGCCTCGGCACGGACCGCGGGGGAGACCCCGTGGGCGGCGAGCACGACCGTCGCCCCCTCGGGGACCTCCGCGACCTCCTGCACGAACACCGCGCCGCGCTCGGTCAGCCGCCGGACCACGTGCGCGTTGTGCACGATCTGGCGGCGCACGTAGACCGGGGCGCCGAAGCGGTCGATCGCCCGGTCCACGATGTCGATGGCCCGCTCGACCCCGGCGCAGAACGACCGGGGCTCGGCGAGGACCAGCGTCCGCGGCCGGGCGGCGGCGAACCAGTCCCGCAGGACGGGAGCCGCCCGGCGCAGCGAGCGCAGCGCAGCGAACCCGCGGACCGGGGTACCCGGGCGGACCAGCGGCAGCGACGGCGTGTCGACCACGGCCCGGACCACGGCGAACGGCCCGCCGCCGGCCCCCGCGGCGAGCCACCCGGACTCCATGTCGACGGCCAGGGCGCCGGTCCGGGCGAGCTCGGCCCGGCGCGGCCCGTCGACGACCGCGGGGCTCGACACGACCGGCCCGACGTGCACGGCGAGGCCGAGCCGTCGCAACGCCCCGGCCAGCGCGCCCGCGGTGGGTACCTCGACCGGGCGGCGGCCGTCGACGAAGCGCACCTCGCCCGGGACGACCAGGTCGCCGGGCCGCACACAGGGCGCGAGCGCCCCCGCGACCCCCGCGACCAGCAGCGGTCGCGGCCCGGCCGCCGCGAGCCGGGCGGCCGCGGCGGAGGCCCGGGCGGGCCCCACACCCGACCGCACGACGGGGACCGCGCCGAGCCGTCCGTGCAGGGCGGCGCGTTCGACGCCGAGCGCGGCGACGAGGACAGGAGGTCCCAGCCCTCTCACGACAGGTCCCGCGTCATGTAGCGGCCGAGCGCGGAGACCGGGAAGACCACCCGGTAGAGGTGGTAGTTGATGTAGAAGGCACCGGGGAAACCCGTGCCGGTGTAGTGCTGCTCGTCCCAGGAGCCGTCGGCCTGCTGGGTGTCCACGAGGAACCGCACCCCGCGCTCGACCGCGGGCGAGCGCTCCCCGGCGGCCAGCAGGGCGAGCAGGGCCCACGCCGTCTGGGACGCGGTGGACTCGCCCCGGCCGATCCAGGACCGGTCGAAGTACGAGCGGACGTCCTCCCCCACCCGCCGTCCGTGTTCTGGTGGCGCTCCAGCCAGGTCACCGCGCGCCGGATCGCCGGGTGCGAGGTGGGCAGGCCGGCTGCGACCAGCGCCGGGACGACGCCACCGGTGCCGTAGAGGTGGTTGGTGCCCCAGCGGCCGAACCAGGAGCCGTCGGCCTCCTGATGGCCGAGCAGCCAGGCGACGCCGCGCCGCGCCACGTCCGATCCGGCGAGCCCCTCGTGGGCGAGCATCTCCACGACGTGGGCGGTGACGTCGGCGGACGGCGGGTCGATCACCGCGCCGAAGTCGCAGAAGGGGAGCTTGGTGACGAGCTCGCGGGTGTTGTCCGCGTCGAAGGCGCCCCAGCCGCCGTCCGTGGACTGCATGCCGATGTTCCACGCCACCCCGCGGTCGACGGCGGCGCGCAGCCGCGCGGGATCCGGGTGCGTGACCCGGCGCAGGGCCAGCACGACCTCGGCGGTGTCGTCGACGTCCGGGTAGCCGTCGTTGTCGAACTCGAAGGCCCAGCCGCCGGGGGCGAGGTCCGGGCGGCGGACCGCCCAGTCGCCCTTGACGTCGATCTCCTCGTCGAGCATCCATTCGGCGGCGCGGACGACGTCCGGGTCCTCGGGGGAGACGCCGGCGTCGAGCAGGGCCGTCACCGCGAGGCAGGTGTCCCAGACCGGGGACTGGCAGGCCTCGAGCATCCGCACGGTGCCCTCGGGGGTCTCCGTGCGGACCAGGAAGCGCTCGAGCCCCTCGATGCCGGCCTTCATCGC is a window of Pseudonocardia sp. T1-2H DNA encoding:
- the ispH gene encoding 4-hydroxy-3-methylbut-2-enyl diphosphate reductase encodes the protein MRGLGPPVLVAALGVERAALHGRLGAVPVVRSGVGPARASAAAARLAAAGPRPLLVAGVAGALAPCVRPGDLVVPGEVRFVDGRRPVEVPTAGALAGALRRLGLAVHVGPVVSSPAVVDGPRRAELARTGALAVDMESGWLAAGAGGGPFAVVRAVVDTPSLPLVRPGTPVRGFAALRSLRRAAPVLRDWFAAARPRTLVLAEPRSFCAGVERAIDIVDRAIDRFGAPVYVRRQIVHNAHVVRRLTERGAVFVQEVAEVPEGATVVLAAHGVSPAVRAEADARGLTVIDATCPLVAKVHAEVRRHTARGETVFLIGHADHEEVEGTVGEAPASIVVVEDEAAARTVTAPDPARVSYAMQTTLAVDEAERIATVLRGRFPAIAAPRRDDICYATTNRQRAVRAVAADVDLVLVVGSPNSSNSRRLAEVAEREGPPARLVDDVDELDLALLARAARIGISAGASAPPHLVDELVTCLSGLGPAVLTTTTTGTEDITFTLPREVS